The genomic stretch agttgtgcaatgattatggGACATCCGGTACTGTCATCACAAGCCCGACAGCTTttagcaacctttgtcttctttcaattgcacttattCATGGAAttaaataacttcataactgaaagtatatcttgaagaaatattagtattatccattgttttgtaaacatcaaaagttagggaccaaggtcaacaaaaaCAATAAGAGCCATACATCACTCGGGTAAGGTCACCAAAAATCTCAATGCCGCCCTCAAATTTATGCAGAAACAATAAGAGCCATacaatataaaattaattaggtaaagtaaataaatataagggAAGGTAgacaaaattaaatagaaaaaaatatataaatataatagaGGATAATAATTAGGGTAAAATACACTTTATCCCCCTACAATTTAGTGATTTTTCATATGACCCCCTCgtagtttcaaaaactatacataactcCCTCATAATTTGGTTAAAGTGTCAATGTGATGGAAATGATCTTTTGTAACGGAACGTAAGAAAATATCAGTAATAtccttatttaaaaattaaaatgattgaaataatcaaaatatataaacttAATATGTATGAGAATATCCGCAGCCAGTTGCTTTCAGCCTTTCCTGCCAAGTTTGACAAcggggaaaaataaaatattgagcagaaaaaataaccaaaatataaGAGCATTAGACAAAGCAAAATCCTAGATGCAGGTTTGACACTTTTATATCCTAGAACTGGAGGACGAAATAAATGAAGGTTGGTGAACATACAACACTCGAATTAGGAACAGTTGACTAGTTGGTAATTGCCAACACTTAAAATATTTTCGGAGAATACTTGTCTCGAATTGGGCTTGGAGGCAAAGGAAATGCCCAGTCAGGTGGACGGTTGGGACTTGGGAGTTCTTACCTGGTCAAATTCCAAGGATCACATAACATATAGTATAAAGAGAAAGGAGGAGCTCACACAGCTCATAGAACAGATTAATCCCATGACGATGGATACCCCCTTCAATTGGATTGCTTCCTTCATTTTCCTTGCCTTCATTTTAACTTTAGGAAAGAAATGGATGAAATCCAAAACAGTAAATGCTACCCAGAAGCTGCCACCAGGTCCAAAGAAGATACCTTTCATTGGAAATTTGCATAATTTGCTGGGTTCATTACCCCATCATGCTCTCGCAAAGTTAGCTAAAAAGTATGGTGATCTGATGCATCTACAGCTTGGTGAAGTATCAGCTGTCGTGGTGTCATCGCCACATTCGGCAAAAGAGATTCTGAAAACTCATGATCATGTCTTTGCAGACAGGCCGGAAATCCTAGTTGGCAAGATCATATGCTATGACAGTTCAAGCATTGCATTCTCTCAATACGGAGACTATTGGAGACAAATGCGGAAAATATGCGCCATGGAACTACTTAGTGCCAAAAGTGTTCGATCATTTGGCTCTATTAGGCAAGATGAGGTTTTGCATCTGATTTCATCTATTCAGGGTTCCACCATTGGTGGACAACCAATCAATTTGACTGAAGAAATTTCCTCATTCACAAGTTCCATGATTTGCAGAGCAGCATGCGGAAAAGTCTTTAGAGAACGAATTACGCTCATAAAATTAATGAAGGAAGTATTGTCCCGAACGAGTGGGTTTGACATCTCTGATCTGTTCCCATCCCAGAAGATTCTCCACCGTCTAAGTTGGATGAAGCCCGCATTGCAGAAGCTGCACCACAAGATTGATGTGATTTTGGAAAGCGTAATCAATGAGCATATTGAGAACTTAGCAAGATCGAAAACGGTGAATGGCGAGTTCGGCCAAGAAGATCTAATTGATGTCCTATTAAGGATTAAAGAAAGTGGTGACCTTCAATTTCCAATTACCAACAAAACAATCAAGGCTATACTGTTTGTAAGTATTGgttatacatatacatatgcatatgtgtgtgtgtgtgtgtttgtgtgtgtgtgtatattgTATCATTTTGGTATAAGATAATTGTGCAATTATATGATGCAGGATATGTTCACGGGGGGAACTGAAACTTCGGCCACATTGGTTGAATGGGCTATGTCTGAGATGATAAGAAATCCAAAAGTGATGTCCAAGGCACAGAACGAGATTAGAAAAGCCTTCTtgggaaaggaaaaaattgaagaGATGGATACTGAAGGTCTAAGATATCTTAAGTTAGTGATTAAAGAAACTCTAAGATTACACCCTCCTCTGCCTCTGTTGGTTCCCATGGAGTGCAGGAGGCAATGTGAAATAGATGGATATATCATCCCTAGCAAAACAAGAGTCTTCG from Coffea eugenioides isolate CCC68of chromosome 8, Ceug_1.0, whole genome shotgun sequence encodes the following:
- the LOC113781712 gene encoding premnaspirodiene oxygenase-like; the protein is MPSQVDGWDLGVLTWSNSKDHITYSIKRKEELTQLIEQINPMTMDTPFNWIASFIFLAFILTLGKKWMKSKTVNATQKLPPGPKKIPFIGNLHNLLGSLPHHALAKLAKKYGDLMHLQLGEVSAVVVSSPHSAKEILKTHDHVFADRPEILVGKIICYDSSSIAFSQYGDYWRQMRKICAMELLSAKSVRSFGSIRQDEVLHLISSIQGSTIGGQPINLTEEISSFTSSMICRAACGKVFRERITLIKLMKEVLSRTSGFDISDLFPSQKILHRLSWMKPALQKLHHKIDVILESVINEHIENLARSKTVNGEFGQEDLIDVLLRIKESGDLQFPITNKTIKAILFDMFTGGTETSATLVEWAMSEMIRNPKVMSKAQNEIRKAFLGKEKIEEMDTEGLRYLKLVIKETLRLHPPLPLLVPMECRRQCEIDGYIIPSKTRVFVNAWAIQRDPKYWDDPESFKPERFHNNPVDFTGTQFEYLPFGGGRRICPGISFGLANVELPLAQLLYNFDWKLPGGINSNGLDMTETCGITAPRKNKLCLVATLYDPTA